The proteins below are encoded in one region of Streptomyces marianii:
- a CDS encoding SDR family NAD(P)-dependent oxidoreductase: protein MSDSRTTDFTGRTVVVTGASSGIGAAAARRFAALGATVAVVGRSHQKTSAVAAEIGAEAHLVDYGRLDDVRRLAGELLARYPRIDVLANNAGGFFTSRQESSDGHELTFQVNHLAPFLLTNLLLDRLTEAPNGSRVVNTASVEYRKGHLELDDLDRTRSRYRWREAYAAAKLATVVFTRELARRSQGTGVTASSFHPGSIASDVARDSAMMRAIMGTRLVKAMMATPEQGAEPLLHLAGTPNTTAVNGAYFDRLEREEPRNAQAVDTELARHLWERSAELTGLPATTPG, encoded by the coding sequence ATGAGCGACAGCAGGACGACCGACTTCACCGGCCGCACGGTGGTGGTCACCGGCGCGAGTTCGGGGATCGGCGCCGCGGCGGCACGGCGCTTCGCCGCACTCGGGGCGACGGTCGCCGTCGTCGGTCGATCGCACCAGAAGACCAGCGCCGTCGCGGCGGAGATCGGCGCCGAGGCCCACCTGGTGGACTACGGACGGCTGGACGACGTGCGCCGCCTGGCCGGGGAACTCCTGGCCCGCTACCCCCGGATCGACGTCCTGGCCAACAACGCGGGGGGATTCTTCACGAGCCGCCAGGAGAGCTCCGACGGCCACGAGCTGACGTTCCAGGTCAACCACCTGGCGCCGTTCCTGCTGACGAACCTGCTGCTGGACCGCCTCACGGAGGCACCGAACGGCTCCCGAGTGGTGAACACCGCCAGCGTCGAGTACCGCAAGGGGCACCTGGAGCTGGACGACCTGGACCGCACGCGCAGCCGCTACCGCTGGCGGGAGGCGTACGCGGCCGCCAAGCTCGCCACCGTCGTCTTCACCCGGGAACTCGCCCGCCGATCCCAGGGCACGGGTGTGACCGCCTCGTCCTTCCACCCCGGCTCCATCGCCAGCGACGTCGCCCGGGACAGCGCCATGATGCGCGCGATCATGGGGACGCGCCTGGTCAAAGCCATGATGGCCACACCCGAACAGGGCGCCGAGCCGCTGCTCCACCTGGCCGGCACACCGAACACCACCGCCGTCAACGGCGCCTACTTCGACCGCCTCGAACGCGAGGAGCCCCGCAACGCACAGGCCGTCGACACCGAACTCGCCCGGCACCTGTGGGAACGCTCGGCGGAACTGACCGGCCTCCCGGCCACCACTCCCGGGTGA
- a CDS encoding helix-turn-helix domain-containing protein, protein MVHATRPPDQRLQLGAALRALRQAKGMTATQAAASLLVSQPKISSMETGRRRISPRDVRDLCKIYGVEDQRTVEALIRMAG, encoded by the coding sequence GTGGTGCATGCGACCAGGCCCCCCGACCAGCGCCTCCAACTGGGGGCCGCGCTCCGCGCACTACGGCAGGCCAAAGGCATGACAGCAACCCAGGCAGCGGCCTCACTGCTGGTCTCCCAACCGAAGATCTCCAGCATGGAGACCGGTCGGCGGCGCATCAGCCCACGCGACGTTCGCGACCTCTGCAAGATCTACGGAGTAGAGGACCAGCGCACCGTCGAAGCCCTCATCCGGATGGCCGGATGA
- a CDS encoding YbhB/YbcL family Raf kinase inhibitor-like protein encodes MATLGTLLKNKRAGETHLAWHHPNLSGPDALDLRSADFRHGEPMPAVHAGRRGGGRNLSPALTWTGTPQESAQLLLVVEDADAPTSRPFVHCLALISPERQELLPGALGADTSAEGVHVLRSGMGRGYLGPQPLKGHGEHRYAFQLFALRTAITSVPRRPNLEAARLRDVLDAVGGPALARGRLDGIYAR; translated from the coding sequence ATGGCGACTCTGGGAACGCTTCTGAAGAACAAGCGCGCAGGTGAAACGCATCTGGCCTGGCACCACCCCAACCTGTCCGGCCCGGACGCACTCGACCTGCGAAGTGCCGACTTCCGGCACGGCGAGCCGATGCCCGCGGTCCACGCCGGCCGGCGCGGGGGAGGGCGGAACCTCTCCCCGGCCCTCACCTGGACCGGCACCCCCCAGGAGTCCGCACAACTGCTCCTGGTCGTCGAGGACGCCGACGCCCCCACCAGCAGGCCGTTCGTCCACTGCCTGGCCCTGATCTCCCCCGAACGGCAGGAACTGCTTCCAGGGGCCCTGGGGGCGGACACCTCAGCCGAGGGCGTCCACGTGCTGCGCTCCGGCATGGGCCGGGGCTACCTGGGGCCGCAGCCACTCAAGGGACACGGCGAACACCGGTACGCCTTCCAGCTCTTCGCACTGCGTACCGCCATCACCTCGGTTCCGCGCCGGCCGAACCTGGAAGCCGCCCGGCTCCGGGACGTACTCGACGCGGTGGGCGGCCCCGCTCTCGCACGCGGCCGCCTCGACGGCATCTACGCCCGCTGA